A section of the Alligator mississippiensis isolate rAllMis1 chromosome 8, rAllMis1, whole genome shotgun sequence genome encodes:
- the RENBP gene encoding N-acylglucosamine 2-epimerase isoform X1, whose amino-acid sequence MSSSRPGSPGVQGGVATRGVVWSGSNHAPSPRDGSTQRPRWRRRRRVRALGPDRVRAPLQLRCPLWTLSRGSCSRPGGTGSPANSILSLTSGSVIRTTPSTAPEGTFNPGVRALTTHPAPSGFFSCLSRDGTVYDETKYVWMQGRQVWVYARLYRSVPRFRRPELLEAARAGGEFLLRCARPDPRVPKAAFALLRDGRAAKVQRSVFSECFCALALDELGRATGNACYEAAAREWLEAAERWAREEPNGPGRPPLPGDPPRQALAVPMMLLYSALQLGHGRPDGSAGGRLASLQDWAAQRLRLHLQRGRTAVLEHVSQDGLELPGSLGRLQNPGHAIEAGWMLLLHARARGDMAAADEAIDGFMLGPLDAGWDSPHGGLLAFHDADGLCPTQLEWAMKLWWPHAEALVALLAAFAHRRDPALLRRFEQVAEFTFQRFPDPEHGEWFGYLNRDSSLALSIKGGPFKGCFHVPRALYMCEELLNEILAGP is encoded by the exons ATGAGCAGCTCCCGCCCCGGGTCCCCTGGTGTTCAAGGAGGCGTAGCTACCCGAGGCGTGGTCTGGTCTGGATCTAACCACGCCCCCTCCCCGCGTGACGGCTCCACGCAGAGACCACgatggaggcggcggcggcgggttCGAGCGCTGGGTCCAGATCGGGTTCGGGCCCCGCTCCAGCTGCGCTGCCCCCTCTGGACGCTGAGTCGCGGGAGCTGCTCGAGGCCTGGCGGGACCGGGTCTCCTGCGAACTCGATACTGTCATTGACTTCTGGATCCGTCATTCGCACGACCCCGAGCACGG cGCCCGAGGGGACTTTCAACCCAGGTGTCCGAGCGCTgaccacccaccctgcccccagcggGTTCTTTTCTTGTCTGAGCCGCGACGGGACCGTCTATGACGAGACCAAGTACGTCTGGATGCAGGGTCGGCAG GTCTGGGTCTACGCCCGTCTCTACCGCTCGGTCCCGCGGTTTCGGCGCCCGGAGCTACTAGAAGCAGCGCGGGCCG GGGGTGAGTTCCTGCTGCGCTGCGCGCGTCCGGACCCGCGTGTGCCCAAGGCCGCGTTCGCGCTGCTCCGAGACGGACGCGCGGCCAAGGTGCAGCGCTCTGTCTTCAGCGAGTGCTTCTGCGCGCTCGCGCTCGACGAGCTTGGCCGCGCCACCGGGAACGCGTGCtatgag GCGGCGGCGCGGGAGTGGCTGGAGGCGGCGGAGCGGTGGGCGCGGGAGGAGCCGAACGGGCCCGGGCGCCCCCCCCTGCCCGGAGACCCTCCGCGCCAGGCACTCGCCGTGCCCATGATGCTGTTGTACTCGGCGCTGCAGCTCGGCCACGGCCGCCCTGACGGCTCGGCCGGCGGCCGCCTCGcctccctgcaggactgggcGGCCCAGCGCCTGCGCCTGCACCTGCAG CGTGGCAGGACTGCAGTGCTGGAGCACGTGTCCCAGGACGGGCTGGAGCTGCCGGGGAGCCTAGGCCGACTGCAGAACCCCG GGCACGCGATCGAGGCGGGCTGGATGCTCCTGCTCCACGCGCGGGCCCGGGGGGACATGGCGGCGGCGGACGAGGCCATCGACGGCTTCATGCTGGGGCCGCTGGATGCTGGCTGGGACTCGCCCCACGGAGGGCTACTGGCCTTCCACGACGCCGACGGGCTCTGCCCCACGCAG ctggagtggGCGATGAAGCTGTGGTGGCCCCACGCCGAGGCCCTTGTCGCGCTTCTCGCCGCCTTCGCTCATCGCCGCGACCCAGCGCTACTGCGCCGCTTCGAGCAGGTGGCGGAGTTTACCTTCCAGCGG TTCCCAGACCCCGAGCACGGCGAGTGGTTCGGGTACCTGAACCGGGACAGCAGCTTGGCCCTCTCCATCAAGGGGGGGCCCTTCAAAG GCTGCTTTCACGTGCCTCGAGCCTTGTACATGTGCGAAGAGCTTCTGAACGAGATCTTAGCTGGGCCGTAG
- the RENBP gene encoding N-acylglucosamine 2-epimerase isoform X2 produces MEAAAAGSSAGSRSGSGPAPAALPPLDAESRELLEAWRDRVSCELDTVIDFWIRHSHDPEHGGFFSCLSRDGTVYDETKYVWMQGRQVWVYARLYRSVPRFRRPELLEAARAGGEFLLRCARPDPRVPKAAFALLRDGRAAKVQRSVFSECFCALALDELGRATGNACYEAAAREWLEAAERWAREEPNGPGRPPLPGDPPRQALAVPMMLLYSALQLGHGRPDGSAGGRLASLQDWAAQRLRLHLQRGRTAVLEHVSQDGLELPGSLGRLQNPGHAIEAGWMLLLHARARGDMAAADEAIDGFMLGPLDAGWDSPHGGLLAFHDADGLCPTQLEWAMKLWWPHAEALVALLAAFAHRRDPALLRRFEQVAEFTFQRFPDPEHGEWFGYLNRDSSLALSIKGGPFKGCFHVPRALYMCEELLNEILAGP; encoded by the exons atggaggcggcggcggcgggttCGAGCGCTGGGTCCAGATCGGGTTCGGGCCCCGCTCCAGCTGCGCTGCCCCCTCTGGACGCTGAGTCGCGGGAGCTGCTCGAGGCCTGGCGGGACCGGGTCTCCTGCGAACTCGATACTGTCATTGACTTCTGGATCCGTCATTCGCACGACCCCGAGCACGG cggGTTCTTTTCTTGTCTGAGCCGCGACGGGACCGTCTATGACGAGACCAAGTACGTCTGGATGCAGGGTCGGCAG GTCTGGGTCTACGCCCGTCTCTACCGCTCGGTCCCGCGGTTTCGGCGCCCGGAGCTACTAGAAGCAGCGCGGGCCG GGGGTGAGTTCCTGCTGCGCTGCGCGCGTCCGGACCCGCGTGTGCCCAAGGCCGCGTTCGCGCTGCTCCGAGACGGACGCGCGGCCAAGGTGCAGCGCTCTGTCTTCAGCGAGTGCTTCTGCGCGCTCGCGCTCGACGAGCTTGGCCGCGCCACCGGGAACGCGTGCtatgag GCGGCGGCGCGGGAGTGGCTGGAGGCGGCGGAGCGGTGGGCGCGGGAGGAGCCGAACGGGCCCGGGCGCCCCCCCCTGCCCGGAGACCCTCCGCGCCAGGCACTCGCCGTGCCCATGATGCTGTTGTACTCGGCGCTGCAGCTCGGCCACGGCCGCCCTGACGGCTCGGCCGGCGGCCGCCTCGcctccctgcaggactgggcGGCCCAGCGCCTGCGCCTGCACCTGCAG CGTGGCAGGACTGCAGTGCTGGAGCACGTGTCCCAGGACGGGCTGGAGCTGCCGGGGAGCCTAGGCCGACTGCAGAACCCCG GGCACGCGATCGAGGCGGGCTGGATGCTCCTGCTCCACGCGCGGGCCCGGGGGGACATGGCGGCGGCGGACGAGGCCATCGACGGCTTCATGCTGGGGCCGCTGGATGCTGGCTGGGACTCGCCCCACGGAGGGCTACTGGCCTTCCACGACGCCGACGGGCTCTGCCCCACGCAG ctggagtggGCGATGAAGCTGTGGTGGCCCCACGCCGAGGCCCTTGTCGCGCTTCTCGCCGCCTTCGCTCATCGCCGCGACCCAGCGCTACTGCGCCGCTTCGAGCAGGTGGCGGAGTTTACCTTCCAGCGG TTCCCAGACCCCGAGCACGGCGAGTGGTTCGGGTACCTGAACCGGGACAGCAGCTTGGCCCTCTCCATCAAGGGGGGGCCCTTCAAAG GCTGCTTTCACGTGCCTCGAGCCTTGTACATGTGCGAAGAGCTTCTGAACGAGATCTTAGCTGGGCCGTAG
- the RENBP gene encoding N-acylglucosamine 2-epimerase isoform X3: MPGSPAGAGARMLGFPPGMGGGAGVGTAGLLRTASGRRGLCVRLPGFPPGTWGKVWVYARLYRSVPRFRRPELLEAARAGGEFLLRCARPDPRVPKAAFALLRDGRAAKVQRSVFSECFCALALDELGRATGNACYEAAAREWLEAAERWAREEPNGPGRPPLPGDPPRQALAVPMMLLYSALQLGHGRPDGSAGGRLASLQDWAAQRLRLHLQRGRTAVLEHVSQDGLELPGSLGRLQNPGHAIEAGWMLLLHARARGDMAAADEAIDGFMLGPLDAGWDSPHGGLLAFHDADGLCPTQLEWAMKLWWPHAEALVALLAAFAHRRDPALLRRFEQVAEFTFQRFPDPEHGEWFGYLNRDSSLALSIKGGPFKGCFHVPRALYMCEELLNEILAGP, translated from the exons atgcctgggtcccctgcGGGGGCGGGGGCTCGGATGCTTGGGTTCCCTcctggaatgggagggggagctggagtcGGAACGGCTGGGTTACTTCGGACAGCGAGCGGGAGGAGGGGTCTGTGCGTTCGGCTACCGGGATTCCCCCCTGGCACTTGGGGGAAG GTCTGGGTCTACGCCCGTCTCTACCGCTCGGTCCCGCGGTTTCGGCGCCCGGAGCTACTAGAAGCAGCGCGGGCCG GGGGTGAGTTCCTGCTGCGCTGCGCGCGTCCGGACCCGCGTGTGCCCAAGGCCGCGTTCGCGCTGCTCCGAGACGGACGCGCGGCCAAGGTGCAGCGCTCTGTCTTCAGCGAGTGCTTCTGCGCGCTCGCGCTCGACGAGCTTGGCCGCGCCACCGGGAACGCGTGCtatgag GCGGCGGCGCGGGAGTGGCTGGAGGCGGCGGAGCGGTGGGCGCGGGAGGAGCCGAACGGGCCCGGGCGCCCCCCCCTGCCCGGAGACCCTCCGCGCCAGGCACTCGCCGTGCCCATGATGCTGTTGTACTCGGCGCTGCAGCTCGGCCACGGCCGCCCTGACGGCTCGGCCGGCGGCCGCCTCGcctccctgcaggactgggcGGCCCAGCGCCTGCGCCTGCACCTGCAG CGTGGCAGGACTGCAGTGCTGGAGCACGTGTCCCAGGACGGGCTGGAGCTGCCGGGGAGCCTAGGCCGACTGCAGAACCCCG GGCACGCGATCGAGGCGGGCTGGATGCTCCTGCTCCACGCGCGGGCCCGGGGGGACATGGCGGCGGCGGACGAGGCCATCGACGGCTTCATGCTGGGGCCGCTGGATGCTGGCTGGGACTCGCCCCACGGAGGGCTACTGGCCTTCCACGACGCCGACGGGCTCTGCCCCACGCAG ctggagtggGCGATGAAGCTGTGGTGGCCCCACGCCGAGGCCCTTGTCGCGCTTCTCGCCGCCTTCGCTCATCGCCGCGACCCAGCGCTACTGCGCCGCTTCGAGCAGGTGGCGGAGTTTACCTTCCAGCGG TTCCCAGACCCCGAGCACGGCGAGTGGTTCGGGTACCTGAACCGGGACAGCAGCTTGGCCCTCTCCATCAAGGGGGGGCCCTTCAAAG GCTGCTTTCACGTGCCTCGAGCCTTGTACATGTGCGAAGAGCTTCTGAACGAGATCTTAGCTGGGCCGTAG
- the SYP gene encoding synaptophysin — protein sequence MEVLNQLVAGGQFRVIKEPLGFVKLLEWLFAIFAFGTCGSYSGQLRVSVECTENRSHSNLDVPIAYPFRLHQVYFRVPNCQGGEPEKVFLVGDYSSSAEFFVTVAVFAFLYALGATLVYLFLQDKYRQGNKGPVIDLVVTGTFAFLWLVSSCAWAKGLADVKAATEWSQVLEGAKTCQRKEVVCHLLQAPVTSGLNTSVVFGFLNLVLWTGNVWFVFKETGWGAPFARAPPGPPEKQAAPEAYGAPDPYGVPDPYGAPGGGYQPDYGAPDAYGAPAAPTAFANQM from the exons ATGGAAGTTCTCAATCAG ctggtggctggggggcagtTTCGGGTCATCAAGGAACCTCTGGGCTTCGTGAAACTGCTGGAATGG CTCTTCGCCATCTTCGCCTTTGGCACGTGCGGAAGCTACTCGGGGCAGCTGCGGGTGAGCGTGGAATGTACCGAAAACCGCAGTCACAGCAACCTTGATGTCCCCATCGCCTACCCCTTCAG GCTTCACCAGGTGTACTTTCGGGTACCGAATTGCCAGGGGGGGGAGCCAGAGAAGGTTTTCCTGGTGGGCGACTACTCATCCTCTGCTGAATTCTTCGTCACCGTTGCTGTCTTTGCCTTCCTCTATGCCCTGGGTGCCACTCTCGTCTACCTCTTCCTGCAGGACAAGTATCGCCAGGGCAACAAGGGCCCGGTTATT GACCTGGTGGTGACGGGCACCTTTGCCTTCCTGTGGCTGGTGAGCTCATGTGCCTGGGCCAAGGGCCTGGCCGATGTGAAGGCAGCGACAGAGTGGAGCCAAGTACTGGAGGGGGCCAAGACCTGCCAGCGTAAGGAAGTTGtctgccacctcctgcaggcACCTGTAACCTCTGGCCTCAACACCTCTGTG GTGTTTGGCTTCCTGAATCTTGTGCTGTGGACAGGCAATGTGTGGTTCGTGTTcaaagagacaggctggggagcacCGTTCGCCCGTGCCCCACCTGGTCCCCCTGAGAAGCAGGCAGCGCCTGAGGCCTATGGTGCCCCTGACCCCTATGGTGTTCCTGACCCCTACGGTGCTCCGGGTGGCGGCTACCAGCCAGACTACGGTGCTCCTGATGCCTATGGTGCCCCCGCTGCCCCAACAGCCTTCGCCAACCAGATGTAG
- the EMD gene encoding emerin isoform X1 produces MEQYQGLTDNELIAKLKSYQISHGPVVGSTRKLYEKKVYELERQRTTQGGPGEPPEPLTTESFMREFYKYPEDGARARYPAEDPSPSRLYIRESYMTPDHSVLPNRGYRREDLDTYQGSYTEEPPARLYSDPLRPGKEEPGASSPWGDAIERDSTAYQRVAPRPSIRPGSRGGPGAGTGVATPGAPRRFLPLWLQLLVFGAVAAFLTFVYFALQGGASDNPFPRSLQG; encoded by the exons ATGGAGCAGTACCAGGGCCTGACGGACAACGAGCTCATTGCCAAACTCAAGAGCTACCAGATCTCGCACGGGCCAGTCGTGG GCTCCACACGGAAGCTCTACGAGAAGAAGGTTTACGAGTTGGAACGGCAGCGCACGACGCAGGGGGGCCCGGGGGAGCCGCCAG agCCCCTCACTACTGAGAGCTTCATGAGAGAGTTCTACAAGTACCCCGAGGACGGGGCTCGGGCCCGATACCCGGCAGAGG ACCCGAGTCCCTCCAGGCTCTACATCCGGGAATCCTACATGACACCAGACCACTCCGTACTCCCCAATCGTGGCTATAGGCGCGAAG ATCTGGATACCTACCAGGGCTCCTACACAGAGGAGCCCCCTGCCCGGCTTTACAGCGACCCGCTACGGCCT GGCAAGGAGGAGCCCGGCGCCAGCAGCCCCTGGGGGGATGCTATTGAGAG GGACAGCACTGCCTACCAGCGCGTGGCGCCGCGCCCCTCCATCCGACCCGGgtccaggggcgggccgggcgcggGCACAGGCGTAGCGACTCCCGGCGCCCCCCGGCGCttcctgcctctgtggctgcagctgctggtgttCGGGGCCGTGGCCGCTTTCCTCACTTTCGTCTACTTCGCTCTCCAGGGCGGCGCCAGCGACAACCCCTTTCCCCGCAGCCTACAGGGCTGA
- the EMD gene encoding emerin isoform X2, whose amino-acid sequence MEQYQGLTDNELIAKLKSYQISHGPVVGSTRKLYEKKVYELERQRTTQGGPGEPPEPLTTESFMREFYKYPEDGARARYPAEDPSPSRLYIRESYMTPDHSVLPNRGYRREDLDTYQGSYTEEPPARLYSDPLRPGQHCLPARGAAPLHPTRVQGRAGRGHRRSDSRRPPALPASVAAAAGVRGRGRFPHFRLLRSPGRRQRQPLSPQPTGLRGRGPPCSPTRDS is encoded by the exons ATGGAGCAGTACCAGGGCCTGACGGACAACGAGCTCATTGCCAAACTCAAGAGCTACCAGATCTCGCACGGGCCAGTCGTGG GCTCCACACGGAAGCTCTACGAGAAGAAGGTTTACGAGTTGGAACGGCAGCGCACGACGCAGGGGGGCCCGGGGGAGCCGCCAG agCCCCTCACTACTGAGAGCTTCATGAGAGAGTTCTACAAGTACCCCGAGGACGGGGCTCGGGCCCGATACCCGGCAGAGG ACCCGAGTCCCTCCAGGCTCTACATCCGGGAATCCTACATGACACCAGACCACTCCGTACTCCCCAATCGTGGCTATAGGCGCGAAG ATCTGGATACCTACCAGGGCTCCTACACAGAGGAGCCCCCTGCCCGGCTTTACAGCGACCCGCTACGGCCT GGACAGCACTGCCTACCAGCGCGTGGCGCCGCGCCCCTCCATCCGACCCGGgtccaggggcgggccgggcgcggGCACAGGCGTAGCGACTCCCGGCGCCCCCCGGCGCttcctgcctctgtggctgcagctgctggtgttCGGGGCCGTGGCCGCTTTCCTCACTTTCGTCTACTTCGCTCTCCAGGGCGGCGCCAGCGACAACCCCTTTCCCCGCAGCCTACAGGGCTGAGGGGCCGCGGTCCACCCTGCTCCCCAACCAGAGATTCCTAg